The Petrocella atlantisensis genome has a window encoding:
- a CDS encoding ABC transporter ATP-binding protein: MIEVTNFTKVYRLTKKQMKEQKVKDQQKIAVNNISFTANKGEIFGLLGPNGAGKTTTLRTIATLLKPTMGEINVEGYDVVKDAKSVRSSIGFLTNELKMETHFTPDYTMKFFGQLHGLDLETIKSRTNELFDYFGITEFRNKKIGELSTGMTQKLAIAVSLVHDPAVVIFDEPTNGLDIITAKAVTEYLQGLKNKGKLVIISTHIMTVAEKLCDRVAVIINGKKVADGDIASITEMTSTTNLEDAFFALYKENVKEVL; the protein is encoded by the coding sequence ATGATTGAGGTAACTAATTTTACAAAAGTGTACCGCTTGACGAAGAAGCAGATGAAAGAACAAAAAGTTAAAGACCAACAAAAAATTGCTGTGAATAACATTTCATTTACAGCAAATAAAGGTGAAATATTCGGGTTGCTCGGACCAAATGGTGCAGGAAAGACCACAACCTTGCGCACCATTGCAACTTTATTGAAGCCAACAATGGGAGAAATCAATGTTGAAGGCTATGATGTGGTGAAGGATGCCAAATCGGTTCGTAGTAGTATTGGTTTTTTAACCAACGAACTTAAGATGGAAACCCATTTTACACCGGATTATACTATGAAGTTTTTTGGACAACTTCATGGTTTAGATCTTGAGACAATCAAATCCAGAACAAATGAATTATTTGATTACTTTGGCATCACTGAATTTAGAAACAAAAAGATCGGTGAATTGTCCACAGGTATGACTCAAAAATTGGCGATAGCCGTTAGTCTGGTTCATGATCCTGCAGTGGTCATATTTGACGAACCAACCAACGGTCTGGATATTATTACAGCCAAGGCAGTAACAGAATACCTTCAAGGACTTAAAAATAAAGGTAAACTAGTCATCATATCCACACATATCATGACCGTTGCAGAAAAGCTGTGTGATAGAGTAGCGGTTATTATTAATGGGAAAAAAGTGGCCGATGGGGATATAGCTTCTATAACAGAAATGACAAGTACCACCAACCTTGAGGATGCATTTTTTGCCTTATATAAAGAAAATGTAAAGGAGGTACTGTAA
- a CDS encoding RidA family protein, with protein MNKKNITTDQAPAAIGPYSQGIVVDDLLFTSGQLPIDIKTGVMPTTIEEQTTASLTNVKAIVEAAGSGMKDVIKVMVFLKDMNDFAAMNQIYETFFEAPYPSRSCVEVARLPKDASIEIEAIARVKI; from the coding sequence ATGAATAAAAAAAATATTACAACCGATCAAGCACCAGCGGCTATAGGACCCTATTCTCAAGGGATTGTTGTAGATGATCTTCTGTTTACATCCGGACAGTTACCGATTGATATCAAAACAGGGGTGATGCCAACGACCATAGAGGAACAAACAACAGCATCATTAACAAATGTGAAAGCGATTGTTGAAGCGGCCGGTTCAGGTATGAAAGATGTTATTAAAGTCATGGTATTCTTGAAAGATATGAATGACTTTGCAGCGATGAATCAGATTTATGAGACCTTTTTTGAAGCACCTTATCCATCTAGAAGTTGTGTTGAGGTTGCAAGACTTCCAAAAGACGCAAGTATTGAGATTGAAGCCATAGCACGAGTTAAGATATAG
- a CDS encoding UDP-glucose--hexose-1-phosphate uridylyltransferase: protein METIKKYIEELILFGLHHKMIEALDVPLVRNQLLALLKVNEPYEGTVGTIEDQTPTRILEGILNEAVLLGIVEESLVEREILDAKMMATLMPRQSELNRLYTRVKEEKGIKAATDYYYHLSQMSNYIRTDRIALNKYWQTKTQYGNMEITINLSKPEKDPKDIEKAKHQPQSNYPKCFLCLENVGYEGNLNHPARSNHRVLPLKLNNESWYLQYSPYVYYNEHAIIFKDTHEPMKINLQTFKRLADFIECMPHYFIGSNADLPIVGGSILSHDHFQGGRHRFPMVDAKVVKSYKHSDVPDICLELLAWPLSVIRLSSRNKSLLVQQAYDIFKHWQGYSDPHANILAFTETSEGTVPHNTVTPIARMNDRGCYEIDLALRNNRRDERHPEGIFHPHEHLHHIKKENIGLIEVMGLAVLPARLDQDLSLLSEVLRGKHSMDLVKKKLPHHYAWFESIVLEVGLTCSEAMAKEILEKAIGNRFEEVLACSGVFKQTQQGLAAFSTFVESMGFEEID, encoded by the coding sequence ATGGAGACGATTAAGAAATACATTGAGGAACTTATTTTATTTGGTTTGCATCATAAAATGATTGAAGCTCTGGATGTACCTTTGGTACGTAATCAGCTGTTGGCATTATTAAAAGTGAATGAACCTTATGAAGGTACGGTTGGAACTATAGAAGATCAGACACCGACGAGAATTCTGGAAGGTATTCTAAATGAGGCGGTCTTACTGGGTATTGTTGAAGAAAGCCTTGTAGAACGTGAGATTCTTGACGCAAAGATGATGGCGACACTTATGCCGAGACAATCTGAACTTAATCGATTGTATACGAGGGTTAAAGAAGAAAAGGGCATTAAGGCGGCCACGGACTACTATTACCACTTGAGCCAGATGTCCAATTATATACGTACAGATAGAATCGCCTTAAATAAATACTGGCAGACCAAGACCCAGTATGGCAACATGGAAATCACCATCAATCTTTCCAAACCGGAAAAAGACCCAAAGGATATCGAGAAAGCGAAGCATCAGCCACAGTCCAATTATCCAAAGTGTTTTCTATGTCTGGAAAATGTAGGTTATGAAGGCAATCTAAATCATCCGGCAAGGAGTAACCACCGTGTGTTGCCCCTTAAGCTAAATAATGAATCCTGGTACTTACAATATTCACCCTATGTCTACTATAATGAACACGCCATCATTTTCAAAGATACCCATGAACCTATGAAAATTAATCTTCAAACCTTCAAACGTCTTGCAGATTTTATTGAGTGTATGCCCCATTATTTTATCGGATCCAATGCAGACTTACCCATTGTTGGCGGCTCCATCCTAAGTCACGATCATTTTCAAGGTGGTAGGCATCGTTTCCCCATGGTGGATGCCAAAGTTGTAAAATCTTATAAGCACTCAGATGTACCGGATATATGTTTGGAGTTATTGGCTTGGCCTTTATCCGTGATTCGACTATCTTCAAGAAACAAGTCATTATTGGTTCAACAAGCCTATGATATATTCAAACATTGGCAAGGGTATAGTGATCCTCATGCAAATATACTTGCATTTACAGAGACAAGTGAAGGCACTGTACCTCATAATACAGTAACACCCATTGCCAGAATGAATGATCGAGGTTGCTATGAGATAGACTTAGCTCTTAGAAACAATCGAAGAGACGAAAGACATCCCGAAGGTATTTTTCACCCACATGAGCATCTGCATCATATTAAGAAAGAGAATATTGGTTTGATTGAGGTGATGGGTCTTGCAGTGTTACCGGCCAGACTGGACCAGGATTTATCTTTACTAAGCGAAGTATTACGGGGTAAACATTCTATGGATTTGGTTAAGAAGAAGCTCCCCCATCACTATGCTTGGTTTGAATCTATTGTTTTAGAAGTTGGCCTAACCTGTAGTGAAGCAATGGCAAAAGAAATCTTAGAGAAAGCCATAGGCAATAGATTTGAAGAAGTTCTGGCGTGTTCAGGCGTTTTTAAACAAACACAACAAGGTCTTGCAGCTTTTAGCACATTTGTTGAAAGTATGGGTTTTGAAGAAATTGACTGA
- the galE gene encoding UDP-glucose 4-epimerase GalE, producing the protein MAILVCGGAGYIGSHTVAALVAEGETVVVFDNLITGHRKAVPEEVIFYEGDLRNEVELDRVFANENIDAVIDFAAYSLVGESVTQPLKYYENNVYGTLCLLKKMVEYKVPHIVFSSTAATYGEPKEIPIKEEDPTLPTNPYGESKLVVEKMLKWVGEAHGIRYTALRYFNAAGAHISGLIGEDHAPESHLIPLVLQVANGQREAIKVFGDDYPTKDGTCVRDYIHVTDLSDAHVLALRRLQKGGDSRIYNLGNGQGFSVMEVISITRAVTGHPIPAVITSRREGDPATLIASAEAATKELGWKPKYDTIEDIIKTAWTWHQAHPKGYMD; encoded by the coding sequence ATGGCTATTTTAGTTTGTGGTGGTGCAGGATACATCGGATCTCATACAGTAGCAGCTCTAGTTGCAGAAGGTGAAACAGTGGTTGTTTTTGATAACTTAATTACAGGACATCGTAAAGCAGTGCCGGAAGAAGTAATCTTTTATGAAGGCGATCTAAGAAATGAAGTAGAGTTAGATCGTGTTTTTGCTAACGAAAACATTGATGCGGTCATTGACTTTGCCGCCTATTCTTTGGTGGGTGAAAGTGTGACACAACCCTTAAAATACTATGAAAACAATGTTTATGGGACATTATGTTTATTGAAGAAAATGGTTGAATATAAAGTGCCTCATATTGTTTTTTCATCAACAGCAGCTACTTACGGAGAACCTAAAGAAATTCCAATTAAGGAAGAAGACCCTACGTTGCCCACCAATCCATATGGGGAGTCAAAGCTGGTGGTAGAAAAGATGCTAAAGTGGGTAGGAGAAGCTCATGGCATTCGGTATACAGCCCTTCGATATTTTAATGCTGCAGGTGCCCACATAAGCGGACTAATTGGTGAAGATCATGCACCCGAAAGTCATTTGATTCCCTTGGTGCTTCAAGTGGCCAATGGACAACGGGAGGCAATTAAGGTGTTTGGTGATGATTATCCCACAAAAGACGGAACCTGTGTCAGGGATTATATCCATGTGACGGATTTGTCGGATGCCCATGTTCTGGCCCTTAGAAGACTCCAAAAAGGTGGCGACAGTAGAATCTATAATCTTGGAAACGGTCAAGGTTTTTCCGTCATGGAAGTCATAAGTATAACAAGAGCTGTGACAGGACATCCCATTCCGGCAGTTATAACAAGTAGACGAGAGGGCGATCCTGCAACTTTGATTGCATCGGCTGAAGCAGCTACAAAAGAACTGGGTTGGAAGCCTAAGTATGATACCATTGAAGACATTATAAAAACAGCATGGACTTGGCATCAAGCTCACCCTAAAGGCTATATGGATTAA
- a CDS encoding galactokinase gives MNSSMKISMKASFESIYGEGGEIRYYFAPGRVNLIGEHIDYNGGFVFPCALGFGTYAAVRLRDDDKVSFATMNFDTRVTVDLDHILYKEEDSWTNYPKGVIKTFLDLGISLKGFEVLYYGNIPNGAGLSSSASLEVLTAVMINDLFECDLDRVDLVKMSQKAENDFVGVNCGIMDQFAVGMGKANHAILLDCNTLKYEYVPLKLEGVKIIISNTNMRRGLADSKYNERRRECDKAVADLNKDLDIRYLCDLDGETFENNKHLIEDQVVRNRAEHAVYENLRTLEAKEALEKGDLSRFGVLMNKSHDSLRDLYEVTGDALDTMVNEARKIDGTIGSRMTGAGFGGCTVSLVKEEAVEQFIEKVGKDYETLTGLTPAFYVAGVGQGASRI, from the coding sequence ATGAATAGTTCAATGAAAATATCCATGAAAGCATCTTTTGAATCCATCTATGGTGAAGGTGGGGAAATACGATACTATTTTGCACCGGGACGTGTGAATCTGATTGGAGAACATATCGATTATAATGGCGGATTTGTTTTCCCCTGTGCACTGGGTTTTGGTACTTATGCAGCGGTTCGATTAAGGGATGATGACAAGGTAAGCTTTGCCACTATGAATTTTGATACAAGGGTGACTGTAGATTTGGATCATATTTTGTACAAAGAAGAGGACAGTTGGACCAATTATCCCAAAGGGGTCATCAAAACATTTTTGGACTTAGGTATATCACTAAAAGGCTTTGAGGTACTATATTATGGCAACATACCTAATGGTGCAGGCCTATCTTCATCGGCCTCTCTTGAAGTCTTAACTGCGGTAATGATTAATGACTTATTTGAGTGTGATCTAGATAGGGTGGATCTGGTTAAGATGAGCCAAAAAGCTGAAAATGATTTTGTTGGTGTTAATTGTGGCATCATGGACCAATTTGCTGTTGGTATGGGTAAGGCTAATCATGCTATTTTATTGGATTGTAATACACTTAAATATGAATATGTGCCTTTAAAGCTAGAAGGTGTAAAAATAATTATCAGTAATACCAATATGCGAAGGGGCTTAGCTGACTCAAAATATAATGAACGACGTCGCGAGTGCGATAAAGCTGTTGCTGATTTGAACAAAGATCTGGATATAAGATACCTCTGTGATTTGGATGGTGAGACTTTTGAGAATAATAAACATTTAATTGAAGATCAAGTGGTCAGAAACAGAGCCGAGCATGCCGTATATGAGAACCTGAGAACACTTGAAGCAAAAGAGGCCCTTGAAAAAGGAGATTTATCGCGTTTTGGGGTTCTGATGAACAAGTCTCACGATTCTTTAAGAGATCTATACGAGGTAACTGGGGATGCCCTTGATACTATGGTAAATGAAGCACGAAAAATTGATGGCACCATAGGCTCTAGGATGACCGGTGCAGGCTTTGGCGGATGTACAGTAAGTCTGGTTAAGGAAGAAGCGGTTGAGCAATTTATAGAAAAAGTAGGTAAAGATTATGAAACATTAACAGGACTGACGCCTGCATTTTATGTAGCCGGTGTAGGTCAAGGTGCAAGCAGGATTTAA
- a CDS encoding LacI family DNA-binding transcriptional regulator — translation MKRTTIQDVAQAAGVSITTVSRVINNNYPVKASTRKKVEEAVDTLKFKPNLLARSLIQNSTKTVGILTPSIENLFFSEVIKGVDSILKEKGYTTFLCHTEGEATNEVEVIHSLVDRRVDGMVVLDPRKENVVSGYFEELAKRVPLLLVNGYAQGTGCSYVLNDGEGGARMALKYLITEGCKRIVFLRGKKSHSYDIKEEVYLEFMKAHGMESRILRIKDGNDIKTVEQAKEAVADYIRSGEKPDALLACNDWMAVGALSGAKSEGLLVPKDMRIIGFDNTIISMITEPKLSTVDQQMTKLGQLAGNRIYKMMTTKDIENQKTYLETRLMIRES, via the coding sequence ATGAAAAGAACTACCATACAGGATGTTGCACAGGCCGCAGGTGTTTCCATTACAACAGTTTCAAGGGTTATTAATAATAATTACCCTGTTAAAGCTTCAACTCGAAAGAAAGTTGAAGAAGCCGTTGATACACTTAAGTTTAAACCCAATCTATTAGCACGTAGCCTGATTCAAAATTCGACAAAAACAGTAGGTATTTTGACACCCTCTATAGAAAACCTTTTCTTTTCGGAAGTCATCAAAGGTGTGGATAGTATCTTAAAGGAAAAAGGATATACAACTTTCTTGTGTCATACAGAAGGTGAAGCCACCAACGAGGTGGAAGTGATTCATAGCTTAGTGGATCGTCGTGTGGATGGCATGGTTGTTCTTGACCCTAGAAAAGAAAATGTGGTATCAGGATATTTTGAAGAACTTGCCAAACGTGTACCTTTACTTTTAGTTAATGGTTATGCCCAAGGTACCGGATGTAGTTATGTTTTAAATGATGGCGAAGGTGGTGCCCGTATGGCCTTGAAATATTTAATAACAGAAGGATGTAAACGCATAGTTTTTTTGCGAGGCAAGAAAAGTCATTCCTATGATATTAAAGAAGAAGTCTATTTGGAATTCATGAAAGCCCATGGTATGGAAAGTCGCATTCTTAGAATAAAAGATGGGAATGATATCAAAACGGTGGAACAGGCTAAAGAAGCTGTAGCAGATTATATTCGGTCCGGTGAAAAACCGGATGCCTTGTTGGCTTGTAATGACTGGATGGCAGTGGGTGCCTTAAGTGGTGCCAAATCAGAAGGACTTTTGGTTCCAAAGGATATGCGTATTATCGGTTTTGACAATACCATCATATCCATGATTACTGAACCGAAGCTATCGACAGTCGATCAACAGATGACAAAGCTTGGTCAACTAGCTGGCAACCGCATTTACAAAATGATGACTACAAAAGATATAGAAAACCAAAAAACGTATCTGGAAACAAGACTGATGATTCGAGAGTCTTAG
- a CDS encoding undecaprenyldiphospho-muramoylpentapeptide beta-N-acetylglucosaminyltransferase — MNKIILTGGGTAGHVMPHLALLPSLREKDYHVDYIGSKQGIEKKLIEKEGLPYYGIASGKLRRYFDFKNFTDLFKIFFGTLESIFLIHKLKPNLVFSKGGFVTVPVVLAAWLAKVPVVIHESDMTPGLANKIASKFAVKICTTFESTLSHIPASKGIHTGAPIRGELFLGEGQKGHAYTQLDHNKAILLVTGGSLGAQSINDCLRDSLIELTKTFHVVHLCGKGNIDHSYDYLEGYRQYEFIGKHMADLYAMADVVVSRAGSNTITELVALKKPHLLVPLPATQSRGDQLLNADAFEALGYSMVLKQENLTSETLIESILALHEHPHIFIEKMAEYAFADGTKHILNTLESLLT; from the coding sequence ATGAATAAAATTATACTTACAGGTGGTGGCACCGCCGGTCATGTCATGCCTCATTTAGCTTTATTACCTTCTCTAAGGGAAAAAGACTACCATGTGGATTATATTGGCTCCAAACAAGGTATCGAGAAAAAACTTATTGAGAAAGAAGGACTACCTTACTATGGCATAGCTTCCGGAAAACTCAGACGTTATTTTGATTTTAAGAATTTCACGGATCTTTTTAAAATTTTTTTCGGAACCCTTGAGTCCATATTTCTTATACATAAACTAAAACCAAATCTGGTCTTTTCAAAAGGTGGCTTTGTCACTGTACCTGTCGTCTTGGCTGCATGGCTGGCTAAGGTTCCGGTTGTTATACATGAATCTGATATGACGCCTGGCCTAGCGAATAAAATTGCTTCAAAGTTTGCAGTGAAAATATGTACCACTTTTGAAAGTACTTTATCTCATATACCGGCTTCAAAAGGTATTCATACCGGTGCACCCATAAGGGGCGAACTTTTTCTTGGTGAAGGTCAAAAGGGGCATGCATATACGCAACTTGATCATAATAAAGCCATTTTATTGGTAACAGGTGGTAGTCTCGGTGCACAAAGTATTAATGACTGTCTACGAGATAGCCTTATTGAACTGACAAAAACCTTTCATGTGGTACATCTTTGTGGAAAAGGCAATATAGATCATAGCTATGACTACCTTGAAGGTTATCGGCAATATGAATTCATTGGTAAACATATGGCTGATCTGTATGCCATGGCTGATGTTGTCGTAAGTCGAGCCGGTTCAAATACCATTACTGAACTGGTGGCACTTAAGAAGCCCCATCTATTAGTTCCTTTACCTGCTACACAAAGTAGAGGTGATCAGCTTCTTAATGCTGATGCTTTTGAAGCACTCGGCTACAGTATGGTCTTAAAACAAGAAAATCTAACCTCTGAAACCTTAATAGAATCTATTCTCGCTCTACACGAACACCCCCATATTTTTATAGAAAAAATGGCAGAATATGCTTTTGCTGACGGTACCAAGCATATTCTAAACACACTTGAAAGCTTATTGACTTAA
- a CDS encoding HIT family protein, with the protein MSKCLFCSIASGELDSATIFESSEFRVILDKFPSGKGHTLILPKEHIENIYDLDGETAGKMFALATVIAKALKKVLKCDGLNILQNNGIAAGQTVMHFHLHLIPRFEDDGMNFKWKTKAFSDDQMLELVSEISKEI; encoded by the coding sequence ATGAGTAAGTGTTTGTTTTGCAGTATTGCATCAGGGGAGTTGGATTCAGCAACCATATTTGAAAGCAGTGAGTTTCGGGTTATATTGGATAAATTTCCATCGGGTAAAGGTCACACATTAATATTACCCAAAGAGCATATTGAGAATATCTATGATTTGGATGGAGAGACGGCTGGTAAGATGTTTGCCTTAGCAACGGTTATTGCAAAAGCATTAAAAAAAGTATTAAAGTGCGACGGACTCAACATACTTCAAAACAATGGGATAGCGGCCGGACAAACCGTCATGCATTTTCATCTTCATTTGATACCCAGATTTGAAGACGATGGCATGAATTTCAAATGGAAAACCAAGGCATTTTCAGATGATCAGATGTTGGAACTGGTTTCAGAAATCTCTAAGGAAATCTAA
- a CDS encoding uracil-DNA glycosylase family protein — protein sequence MKQMAIKELMRECSAHITEKTKDIHSLVPGYGNVNSKIMFIAPCPSAKEEATGNFFEGGGGEVFDSFLEQLDMKREDVYLTYAVKYRPYKINAKTGRILSRNLLDDEIMMFTPFLHREIELIKPMIIIPLGPTSHRVMYNLEPVKSEDLGVKTTVYIQDKPYSQIVLPHPSEAAFVGATQSEALLKDLSSFKSSPEVEKQMEEKIPIKSSTPTIKEKEMPHIKKKIILKQRKPRVSGKRKVILIYGGNNLANDPTLVAAERVSSVLTELNVSVKRLDLHQDGYNMEDFFEALSESEGVILATTVTWYGIGGLMQSFLDKCYDSGQFACFEGVYLFGIVISKQAYERDALSHLLKSWDILGGVEGTTLCASIENSADLETDKNLLNAIDKKAEDYYRVLNQQRSILPTSIRDNKVLIKLYVPNDEGQQEVEPEGKTIGKELAFEGTAGAKSQISNYDEFIEKQQKDIEDIASLFKERLSNKGGLVQKTYPELFEYKFKPDKTFPDCIISWVIEDKKNESFILDFKSVKLKSKFGTNQEADVIINCNHDIMKKITEGRLTVQRAFMTGEIKAKGNFTLLYKLDQLFAF from the coding sequence ATGAAGCAGATGGCAATCAAAGAGCTGATGCGAGAATGCTCAGCCCATATTACTGAAAAAACCAAAGACATACATAGTCTCGTCCCTGGATATGGTAATGTAAACAGTAAAATCATGTTTATTGCACCTTGTCCATCGGCCAAAGAAGAAGCTACAGGCAACTTTTTTGAAGGTGGTGGAGGGGAAGTTTTTGATAGTTTTTTAGAGCAATTAGACATGAAAAGAGAAGATGTATACCTAACTTATGCGGTTAAATACCGACCCTACAAGATTAATGCCAAAACCGGCCGTATCTTATCTAGAAACTTGTTAGATGATGAAATCATGATGTTTACACCTTTTTTACACAGAGAAATTGAATTGATCAAACCGATGATTATTATCCCTCTTGGACCTACAAGTCATAGAGTGATGTATAATCTTGAACCGGTCAAGAGCGAAGATCTCGGCGTCAAGACGACGGTTTATATTCAGGACAAACCCTATAGCCAAATTGTGCTGCCACATCCTAGTGAAGCAGCATTTGTTGGTGCCACTCAATCAGAAGCACTTCTAAAGGACTTAAGTAGTTTTAAATCAAGTCCTGAGGTTGAGAAGCAAATGGAAGAAAAAATACCGATAAAGTCAAGTACACCAACAATAAAAGAAAAAGAAATGCCACATATAAAAAAGAAAATTATTCTGAAACAAAGAAAGCCAAGAGTTTCCGGTAAGAGAAAAGTCATCTTAATCTATGGCGGCAATAATTTGGCCAATGATCCAACCTTAGTTGCTGCTGAGAGAGTCAGTAGCGTTCTAACAGAGTTGAACGTCAGTGTGAAAAGACTGGATTTGCATCAAGACGGCTATAACATGGAAGATTTTTTTGAAGCCCTTAGTGAATCAGAAGGTGTTATACTTGCAACAACTGTAACATGGTATGGCATTGGTGGTCTCATGCAAAGTTTTCTGGATAAATGTTATGACAGTGGTCAATTTGCCTGTTTTGAAGGTGTTTACCTATTTGGTATCGTTATTAGTAAGCAAGCATATGAAAGAGATGCCTTAAGCCATTTATTGAAATCTTGGGACATCCTTGGTGGGGTTGAAGGCACAACGCTGTGTGCAAGTATAGAAAATTCTGCAGATCTTGAAACGGATAAAAACCTATTAAATGCTATTGATAAAAAAGCGGAAGATTACTATCGCGTATTAAATCAACAACGAAGTATTCTACCAACCAGTATCAGAGATAACAAAGTACTTATAAAGTTGTATGTACCAAATGATGAGGGGCAACAAGAAGTTGAACCGGAAGGTAAAACAATAGGAAAAGAGCTTGCTTTTGAAGGAACAGCCGGAGCAAAATCACAGATCTCCAATTATGACGAATTTATAGAAAAGCAACAGAAAGATATTGAAGATATTGCAAGTCTTTTTAAAGAACGTCTCTCAAATAAAGGCGGTTTGGTACAAAAAACTTATCCGGAGCTTTTTGAGTATAAATTCAAACCGGATAAAACTTTTCCGGATTGTATCATCAGTTGGGTCATAGAGGATAAAAAAAATGAAAGTTTTATTCTGGACTTCAAAAGTGTGAAGCTAAAGTCAAAATTCGGCACAAATCAAGAAGCCGATGTGATTATAAACTGTAACCATGATATTATGAAAAAAATAACAGAAGGTAGATTGACAGTACAAAGGGCTTTTATGACAGGTGAGATAAAAGCCAAAGGCAATTTTACCTTATTGTATAAACTGGATCAATTATTTGCGTTCTAG
- a CDS encoding rhomboid family intramembrane serine protease, translating to MEKKLYNQINDYFKNRQYQKIPTDIENVAMYGMYDKSNLYLINVIELGPEFALDPERYLEYKQLTMQQFSKTEADKVILLNLIIAKETQVLYDAFNFVPDLSERFIDVVWFINENTRKLQIPKRQLKNILNIDKEIKKILNNEQTTYYKLKPRKGTVWITWVLMSINIAVWVNMEIRGSSLDLETLIASGAMSFPLVVLDGEYYRLVTAMFLHIGILHLFHNMFSLYIFGYRLERYLKIWQYLVVYIGSGLLGSLMSLTGAYITGMYPVAAGASGAVYGLIGSLLVVTNKIKKPIDGVSSYILWVMFGIGIVFSILTPNVDILAHVGGFAGGIMMTHILLKPAQKTDVL from the coding sequence ATGGAAAAAAAATTATACAATCAGATTAATGACTATTTCAAGAATAGACAATATCAAAAAATTCCAACAGATATTGAAAACGTGGCTATGTATGGTATGTATGATAAGAGCAATCTGTATCTCATCAATGTGATAGAGCTTGGACCGGAATTTGCGCTTGATCCGGAACGATATCTGGAATATAAGCAATTAACAATGCAGCAATTTAGTAAAACAGAAGCAGACAAAGTGATATTGCTCAATCTCATTATAGCCAAAGAGACACAAGTCTTATATGATGCTTTTAATTTTGTACCGGACCTTAGTGAAAGATTTATTGATGTGGTTTGGTTCATTAATGAAAATACACGAAAGTTACAGATTCCAAAGCGCCAACTAAAAAACATACTCAATATCGATAAGGAAATCAAGAAAATACTCAATAATGAACAAACGACCTATTATAAGCTAAAACCAAGAAAAGGAACAGTCTGGATTACTTGGGTTTTGATGTCGATAAACATCGCTGTTTGGGTAAACATGGAAATCAGAGGCAGCTCTCTAGATCTTGAGACACTTATTGCGAGTGGCGCCATGAGTTTTCCCTTAGTTGTGTTAGACGGTGAGTATTACCGTCTGGTTACGGCCATGTTTTTACATATTGGCATCCTACATTTATTTCATAATATGTTTAGTCTTTATATATTTGGCTACCGTTTAGAGCGTTATTTAAAAATATGGCAGTATTTGGTGGTGTATATTGGATCCGGATTATTAGGTTCTTTGATGAGTCTGACAGGCGCATATATCACCGGGATGTACCCGGTTGCAGCCGGAGCAAGTGGTGCTGTGTATGGACTTATTGGCAGTCTATTGGTGGTGACCAATAAGATCAAGAAACCCATTGATGGGGTCTCAAGCTATATACTTTGGGTTATGTTTGGTATTGGTATCGTTTTCTCGATTCTGACGCCTAATGTCGATATATTAGCCCATGTTGGTGGCTTTGCCGGTGGGATTATGATGACCCATATATTGTTGAAACCGGCACAGAAAACGGATGTATTGTGA